The DNA sequence GGTGCTGCTCGGCCAACGCGTGATAGATCTGCAGGAGCACTCTATTGCGATTGCCGACCTCACAGGTCTTGGCGCACAGGATGCCGCGATCGCCGAACTCGCAATCAAGAAGCTTACCGCTGTATGCTGACTACCCGCCGCCCGGCTCACAGAGCGGTGTCTTAAGGCACCTATTGGTTGCGGGCGGATAGAGCAGCCCAGTCCTGAAACTGGTCATTCTGGACTGGCAAGGTTCAGACCCGTTTCGCTCCAGGTAAATCCATGTTCTGCTCCCCCCTGACACCGCCCCCCGAGTGCACGAACGAAGTAACTTAAATGGTGGTGGCCATTTTGAGCAAAGGTTTTCGCTAGCGAAAAAGGGGACGTCCGTGAATTTCAGCGGCCGGGCGCCAGCATCCGCCACTTCAGTCCCACTTCCTCTGACTGGCCAGAGTTAACGAACAATCGTTTTGCCATCAGACGAAATATAAAATCCGTCCAGGACAATCGCCATCGTCTCACTCAGGTTCCGGGCATCTTCGCCCAAAGCGAATTCGTACCGGCCTGCTGGCACCTGCCAATTGTCATTTTTCCATTCCGCCAGCAGACGTGGATCAATCTGCAGACTAAAGCCCTGCTCCTCATCCGGACCAAGCTCCTGCTTCACAAAACCGACCAGCCGCTGCTTTGTCTCTCCATCAACAGACACGAGATATAGCTGAGCAACATCTGCCCCGCGAGAGGCGCCTGTATTCTTCATCACGAAGGAGGCATATATTCCCGTACCTTGCTTGCGAACCTCAAGACCGCTCAGATCGAAATCGGTGTAGCTGAGCCCAAATCCAAATGGGAAAAGCGGCTCGAACTTTTTACGCGCATACCAGCGATAGCCAACATCTGAACCCTCGATATTGTAATCGACGTCAAGCGTTTGCCCGGGCGCTCCCGCACCGATAAAGCTCAATTCGACAGAGTCGAGACCATGCAGCACAGGGCGGGGCAACTGGTCGACCGAGGCTGGGAAAGTCACCGGCAGGTGCCCTGACGGATTCACGTCGCCGAACAGCACATCTGAGATCGCCTCCCCTCCGCGTGCACCGGAATACCAGGCTTCCACGATGCCGGCGACATCGTCTTTCCACGGCATAAGAACCGGTCCGCCGGTTTCCAATACGACAATCGTATTTGGATTGGCTGCTGCGACGGCGGCGATCAGTTCGTCCTGTCCTTGCGGAAGAGAGAGATCCGGGACGTCATATCCTTCGGTCATGTATTGGGTGGCAAACACAATCGCCACATCCGCATCGGCAGCTGCCATCGCAGCTTCAGACGCATACCGGCCGTCCCGGAAGGTAATGTCCGCATCCGGCACCGCCGCCCGGATCGCAGCCAATGGCGAGGCGCGGTTGTATTCCTGATTAATGAAATGCGCCACATAAGGCTCGATACCCGGCAGCATCGGCACCGATACGGATGGGCCTTCATCGCTATGGACGCGGGAGGATCCGCCGCCGACGGGCGTACCGGCATCGGCATAGCCGCCGATGACAGCGATTGAACCTACGGAGCTGGACAATGGCAGGACGCCCTTCTCATTCCTGAGGAGCACGATGGCTTCCTGTGCCGCAGCAAGAGAAACGGCCTCATCAGCCTGGCGGTCAACGGCCTTGATTTCCGGTGGGTCTGCAGACAGCCCATGATCATAGATCGCGTACAGGATATTGCGTACCATTTGCCCAAGACGATCCGCATAGACAGCATCCTGCTCCGCGGCTTCTTTCAGGGGCTCGCCGAAGAACAATCCCTCATCCAGAGCCGCGCCTGACTGCTGGTCGAGGCCGGCAAGGGCAAAGTCGAGCGCCTCTACGGCACCCCAGTCCGACATGACAAACCCTTTGTAACCCCAGTCGTCTCTCAGCACATCCGTCAGCAGAAAACGGCTGCCGCAGCTCAACGGCCCGTTGATCCGGTTGTATGCGCACATGATCGAGCCGGCATTCGATTGCTCGATGGCCATCTCGAAGGCAAGCAGATCGCTCTCACGCAATGCATCTTCGTCGATGACGACATTCATGAAATGGCGGCCGGTCTCCTGAGCATTGATGGCGAAATGCTTCAGGGTCGCGATGATATTGTTCGACTGGATACCTCGGACGGCTGCAGCCCCGATCTGGGCGGCATGAAGAGGATCTTCGCTAACATACTCGAAGGTCCGCCCATTGCGCGGATCTCGCATGAGATTGATCCCGCCTGCCAGCATAACATTGTAGCCCTTGGCCAGCGCTTCGCTGCCGATCATCGCGCCGCCGGCTTCAACGATTTCCGGATTCCATGTCGCGCCCTGGGCGATGCCTGACGGCAACGCCGTGGCACCATTCCCTCGTGACCCGGCGACCCAGCTGACGCCATGGCTGGCATCCGTTTCAAACAGCGCCGGAACGCCCAGACGCGGGACACCTGATACGTAACCAGCACCGGGCCTCGCTTCTTCAGGCGGCACAATATCACCAAACGGAATGGCCAGCCATCCAAGCGTCAACGCTGTGCGCTCTTCATCGGTCATCTGAGCTTCGGTGGCCTTCGCTTTTGCAAGCGCTTTCGAATTGGCCTCCGGAATCTGAGCTTGCTGCGCCGAAGCGCCCCCTTCCAAAAGCAAGAGTGAAAGTGCGGTGACAAAAATCTGGCCCAATCTGGGTGAAGGCATGTGGTTCTCTATCTTTTGAATTGGTGTGTTTTACTGTGCTGGTGGGTCTTCGTGTCCGCACCGGCGGCAACTGAGTGTTCTGGTGGTGGAGGCGGCTCGCAGTCGCAGCGGCGTTCAATCAATCGGTGGATCGCACATCATTCTTTCGGTCTCCTCCGGCCATTCCATTATAATTTTACCAATTGGAAGATTTTCACAGCCAAGAGATAGCGTCAAGCTTTCCGCTCGAATTTGGTAGACCGGGTTTGGAACGACCGCCTCTGCCGCTCAGGGCTACCCGCTCCCCCTTGCCGGATAAGAAGGATCCGGCAAGAAGCTTGCCGAGACACGGAAAATCCAGCACGTGGTCGCCTAATGCTCTTGTGCTGGCATGATTTGCTTATGCAGAGTTGCGCATGCCTGTAGAGTAGATCGTTTAATGGAGGTCGCGTTTTAATGACGTTCGCACCGGGCACCCCCAGGCCCCCTCAACAAGACCGTTCGACAGAAACCCGCGCCCGAATCCTCGACGCGGCCCTGAGCAGCTTTGCGGAACAGGGATTTGAAGCCGCGAACATCCGGGACATTTCGGAGAAGGCGAACGTCACCCATCCGATGATCACTTACCACTTCGGCAACAAGGACAAGCTCTGGCGAGCGGCCGTTGAGGAGATGTTTGAGCGGATGTCGCGGGAAGTGATCCTGCCGACACAAGCGCCTGGCCAGGATCCGGTCGAGCAGCTGAAAGCGATGGTCCGGCAATATGTCAGATACTGCGCCATTCATCCGGAGCACGCCCGGATTACGATCGCAGAAACGGTTCGGGGTGGCGAGCGCCTCGATTGGATGGTCGAGCAATTCGTCAAGAACAACCACCACAGCATTCTGCCATTGATAGAGACCGTTATGGACACCGGTTACTTGCCCAAAATGCCCATCGTGTCCTTTCTCTACGCGCTTGTCGGCATGTGCCAGCTCCCCTTTGTGCTAGCGCGGGAGGCATCAGCCGCCTTCAAGATCGATATGCAGAGCGAACAGATGATCGAGCAGCATATCGAAACAGTCTTCCAGCTCCTGTTCAGGGAAGCCCCCGGCGGCGCATCGTAACCGGCAACTGCCAGAGGCCGGTGGGCGAGTGGTTCAGCCCCGCCCGCTACCATCTTCTTATCCCATCGCCACCTTCCCTGTCGGCACGCGGCCCGGTCAGCCGGTGAACTCCCCTGAATATCGCTCGGCGGCGGCCTGCAAGCTTGAATTTCAGGGAGACTGGCTTAAGGTCCCAGATAACGACACCGGTATCCTAGAGGGAGTTCAGACATGAGCCGCACATCGCTAATTGGCTTCGTTCTAGGAACACTCGTGCTCAGTCTGTCTGCCTGTGTTCAGGTATCCGGCCCTGCCAGTCAGGAAGTCTCTCAACCAGTCCGGACCGTTCAAACCTTGAGCGATGGCTGGAAATTTCAATTCGCGAACCTGAATAACCCGCCCCTCGAAGACAATCTGGATACTCATGACTGGGAGACTGTCTCCGTCCCGCATACATGGAACCGGGTCGGGTATTACACCAATGACCTGGTGCCCCATATCAATACCGCTGACAATGTCGACAAACGCATGGGCCAAGGCTGGTATAGCCTTGAGTTTACCGGACCAGACGGCACCGAACCCGTACGCCACTGGCTGGAGTTTGATGCCGTCAGCCGGACCGCCGAAGTCTGGCTCAATGGTCATCGTCTGGGTGAACATCGCGGTCCATTTACGCGCTTCCGGTTTGACGTGACGGATTACATCAAGCTGGGCGAAACAAACCGGCTTGTCGTGATGGCCGATAATTCGAAGCCCGAACCCGGATCCCCAACCGCCGATGTTTTACCGATCGCCGGAGACTTCTTTGTTCATGGCGGCATCTACAGGCCCGTCCGGCTGGTCTCGACAAATGATGTGCATATTGCCCTCAATGACCATGGCGGCCCCGGAGTGTATGCATCGACAACCGAACTGCGCGAGGAGGCGGCGGACGTTTCGGTTCGCACGCTCGTTTCGAACGATGAAAACGAAGCCAGACCAATCTCGCTGCGTGTGTCTCTCATTGATGCCGATGGCAACACTGTTGCGACACAATTGCTCGACCCGTCATTACTGGATGCGCACCAGACTGCCGAATTCGCAACGGTTCTCACTGTGCCGACACCCCGGCTCTGGCAGGGAACGGCCGATCCCTATTTGTATACATTGCGTGCAGAAGTGACTGACCCGGCCGGGCGCCAGCTGGACCTGCTCGATCAACCATTTGGCATTCGACAGATCACGATCGATCCGGAAATGGGCCTGTTCCTCAATGGCAAGCAAACACCTCTCCACGGAGTGGCCTATCACCAGGACCGTGAAGGAAAGGGCTGGGCTGTTTCACTAGAAGACGTTGCCGGCGATCTCGACATAATGAAGGAGATGGGCACCAACACCATTCGTCTTGCCCACTACCCGCATGGCCAGCCGATCCACAATCTCGCTGACAAGAACGGCATTATTCTCTGGGACGAGATACCTCTCGTCTCGCTTTGGGACTTCGGGGCCGATGAAACCGAGACCAATCTTGCGCTCAAAGCAAATGCCAAACTCCAATTGCAGGAATTGATCCACCAGAATTTCAATCATCCGTCGGTAGCGGTATGGGGCATTGCAAATGAAGTCGACTTCGGATCGCTGCTCCCGGCCTTTATCGGCGACAAGAGCGGCAGAATACCCGATCCGATGCCCCTGCTACGTGACCTGGCCGAAATCGCGGCAGAAGAAGACCCGTTCAGGGACAGCGTTCTGGCAAACTGCTGCGATGCCGTTGAGACCATGTCGGATGACAAAACGCCCCCGGTTGCCAACGTGACAGATGCGTATGGCGTGAACCGCTATTATGGCTGGTATTATGGCGACGCATCGCAATTCGGAAGCCAGCTGGATACGCTTCATGCTATGCGGCCTGACAAGCCCCTCTCTATATCGGAATATGGTGCAGGCGGCGCGATTTCTCTCCAGACGGATGACCCGACTGGTGGCCCGCCGGACTCGCGCGGGCACAACCAGCCAGAGGGATACTTCAATCTGATCCATGAAAAAGCGTGGGCGGACATCTCCGCTCGCCCTTATATCTGGGCGAGCTGGGTCTGGAACGGTTTCGATTTCGCCACGACGATCCGAAAAGAAGGCGATGCGCGCGATATCAACACAAAGGGACTGGTGACCTATGACCGCCAGGTGAAGAAGGACGCCTATTATTTCTACAAGGCAAACTGGTCCGGCACCCCGACCGTCTATCTGGTTGGACGCCGATATGGCGACCGTGCCTATGCCGTGACCGATGTGAAGGTCTATTCAAACGCGCCTGAAACGAAACTCATCGTGAATGGCGTCTCGATGGGGCCGGCAGATTCCTGCATTCAGTCCGTGTGTATCTGGCCACAGGTCCGGCTGGCCGCAGGTGACAACACGCTTGTCGCCAAAGGGCACTTCAAGGACGAAGAGGTTTCGGACGAGGTGACCTGGTCGCTCGCCGCCAATCTGGAGACCTCATACAACATCGATGCCGGCACTCTGCTGGCAGCGCATGACGACGAGAAGACATTCGGATCCGATACGTTCTTCGATGGGGGAACCGCAGAATCGGCGGACGAGGCCGGCACCTGGGGCAAACCAGCAGTTACGCCCGATATTACCGGGGCGCGCAACCGGCTGCTGGATGCCACCTATCGTTCAGGTGATTTCACCTATGAACTTCCCCTGCCCCAGGGCAAATACAAGGTCACGCTCATCTTCATGGAGCCAGACCTTGCGCCTGATGAACGTACGTTTGACGTGATCTCAAACGGTCAGCCTGTTCTCAGGAACTTCGATATCGCTTCGGCAGCCGGGGGCCCCTTGCGGGAAGTCCAGCGCACATTCTCTGCAAGCGTCGAGGATGGGCCCCTCAGCCTGCAATTCCAACCCGTGACGGGCGATGCAATCGTCTCAGCAATTATGGTATCACCAGAATAGGATCGCGACGCCTGGGATAATCGGCACAAGCTGGAAGTTTCGGGTCCTCCTTACGCCTTCGATACGCACTTGTGGGCAGACGGCGCACAACGCCGCCGCAGGGGCGATGGGCGCAAGGACCAGATACCACAATGACGCCGCCACGATCAGATGACGGCCCCGTTACACCTCAATCCCGTCTGGGCTTGCCTGAACGTACGGGCACCGCTGCGCCCAGCCGAAGCGGCTCCCTGATAGCCCCCCCAAAAAAAGAACAGACTTGGACCACCAAAGAAAAAGCCCTCCGCTTTTAACAAGCGGAGGGCCGGGGCAAGCTCTTTCGAGCAGGGAGGAAAGTAGGGTCGATCTAGAAGCTGCCCTTCAGACGAACGCCGAAATAGCGTTGCGAAGCACGGGGTTTGATCTGCAACAGAACCGATGTACCGCCAAAGAGGCCGGACAGGTTCGAGATAGATGACGCGTATTCCTGTTCGAAGAGGTTCTGTACGAAGAAGGAAACGCGGTAGTGCTCATCCATATCCGAGAAGGCGACATTCGCATTGAAGATGCCATATCCGTCCTGAGTGGTGAGGGGGTCTCCAAACAGGTCAAACCGCACATCGTCCTGGTAAGTATAATTCGCGTTGGCGGTCATGTTGATGTCGTTCCAGGGCAGAACCGTGTCATAGGTCGCACCAATGGAAACCTTCACGTCCGGCGAATTGGACAGATCCGTACCGGCCAGGTCTTGCACACCACCGACACATCCCTGTTCAACAGTTTGGTCATTGTAGCATCGCGCACCCGGAAAACTCTTCACCGTGGCGTTAATCAGCGCCGCGCTAAGGTCGAGACGCCAATTGTTATTCAGCTGGCTGGCCAAATCAAATTCAAGACCTTGTGTTCTCAGCTTACCAACATTGTTCAACCTGAAGACCGCAAGACCGTCGACTTCTTCCGAGCTCTGAGCCTGATAATCCTCATAAGTGGTCGTGAAGGCAACGGCGCTGAATTGGGTCGTATCATCAAAGATACGCCCCTTGAGTCCGGCTTCGTACGAGACCGAATGCTCAGCCCCGACCGGATTGTCAGCACGCGACTGGTTAAAGCCTGAGGATACATCGTAACCCTGCCCTTTGTAGCCAGTAGCAACTGTACCGAATGCTGTCAGACCGTTGTCGAATTCATACTGGAGCGCGAGCTTTCCGGTAACTGCCGTCTCGGAATCATCTCCGACATAGTGCTGCGGTTCGGCTCCGGCGTAGTCATTGAATTCGACGCTTATTTTTTCATCGGAGACTCTCACGCCAGCAGTGAGATTCCACTTATCGCTCATATAATACGTACCCTGCGCGAAGGCTGCCAGATTCTTCGTGCCGGACTTGGCGTCCCAGTCTGCGACAAATACCGGCTGTCGGCTAAATGCCCGCGACGTGTCAGAGTCAGAATACCAAAGTCCTACCAAATAATCGAATGCACCACCCTCAGTGGAAACCAGGCGCAATTCCTGGGTAAACTGATTTGCTTCGAATGGGCCGCTCTGAACAATCCCACCCGACAGTGCACCACCGGAAAGCAGGCCAGCAAGATTATAGTCGCTGCCGTCCACGTCATAGGCGAACTTGTAGTTCCAATCCTGGTAGCTCGAGATGGACACAAGCTCTGCAGGCCCCAGATCATAAGAAAACTTTACCGATCCTGTGAACTGTTCGTTGTTGGAGAGTGGCTCATCGTCAGCACGTACGTTGTAGTTCGATTCACCCGGCGTGATTCCATCGAGAATTTCCGACGCGGGCACCAAACCAAGTAGCTCTGCTCCGTCCGGGACTAGCCGATAGGTGGGCACAGTTCCGTTCACATCCCGCTTGGAGTAATCGAGGATCAACCGCGCCGCGAGCCGCTCGCTGAGGTCTGCAGTGAACTTTGCCCGAAGCCCCCAACCTTCGTCATCATTCAGGTCATGGCCAGTGGTCAAATTATGGATATACCCATCGCGCTTGAAGGTGTAGCCGTTCAACCGGAAGCCGACGGCATCGCCAATCGGACCTGAGAGCGAGGCATTCAGCCTGGCCTCTCCATCATCGGTCAGTATCGCTTCAAGAGACCCGGTCAGGTCATCGCTCGGGGCTTCGGTCACAATGTTTATGACGCCTGCCGAAGCATTCTTACCAAACAGGGTCCCTTGGGGGCCCCTCAGGACCTCGATACGCTCGATATCGTTCAGGGTATTGAAGGCCTGCGCTTGCTGCACGACCGGAACATCAT is a window from the uncultured Hyphomonas sp. genome containing:
- a CDS encoding glycoside hydrolase family 3 C-terminal domain-containing protein; this translates as MPSPRLGQIFVTALSLLLLEGGASAQQAQIPEANSKALAKAKATEAQMTDEERTALTLGWLAIPFGDIVPPEEARPGAGYVSGVPRLGVPALFETDASHGVSWVAGSRGNGATALPSGIAQGATWNPEIVEAGGAMIGSEALAKGYNVMLAGGINLMRDPRNGRTFEYVSEDPLHAAQIGAAAVRGIQSNNIIATLKHFAINAQETGRHFMNVVIDEDALRESDLLAFEMAIEQSNAGSIMCAYNRINGPLSCGSRFLLTDVLRDDWGYKGFVMSDWGAVEALDFALAGLDQQSGAALDEGLFFGEPLKEAAEQDAVYADRLGQMVRNILYAIYDHGLSADPPEIKAVDRQADEAVSLAAAQEAIVLLRNEKGVLPLSSSVGSIAVIGGYADAGTPVGGGSSRVHSDEGPSVSVPMLPGIEPYVAHFINQEYNRASPLAAIRAAVPDADITFRDGRYASEAAMAAADADVAIVFATQYMTEGYDVPDLSLPQGQDELIAAVAAANPNTIVVLETGGPVLMPWKDDVAGIVEAWYSGARGGEAISDVLFGDVNPSGHLPVTFPASVDQLPRPVLHGLDSVELSFIGAGAPGQTLDVDYNIEGSDVGYRWYARKKFEPLFPFGFGLSYTDFDLSGLEVRKQGTGIYASFVMKNTGASRGADVAQLYLVSVDGETKQRLVGFVKQELGPDEEQGFSLQIDPRLLAEWKNDNWQVPAGRYEFALGEDARNLSETMAIVLDGFYISSDGKTIVR
- a CDS encoding TonB-dependent receptor, coding for MRIKILVDRKLFQTTSALAILMSSIAVVPSSAFAQEVAQSAPAEASKKLETVLVVANKREQNILDVPAAVSAVSAESLENAGVAEFSDLTRVSPSLTIDEGDNTNNSSINLRGIGTYAFSIGVEPAVSVIVDDVPVVQQAQAFNTLNDIERIEVLRGPQGTLFGKNASAGVINIVTEAPSDDLTGSLEAILTDDGEARLNASLSGPIGDAVGFRLNGYTFKRDGYIHNLTTGHDLNDDEGWGLRAKFTADLSERLAARLILDYSKRDVNGTVPTYRLVPDGAELLGLVPASEILDGITPGESNYNVRADDEPLSNNEQFTGSVKFSYDLGPAELVSISSYQDWNYKFAYDVDGSDYNLAGLLSGGALSGGIVQSGPFEANQFTQELRLVSTEGGAFDYLVGLWYSDSDTSRAFSRQPVFVADWDAKSGTKNLAAFAQGTYYMSDKWNLTAGVRVSDEKISVEFNDYAGAEPQHYVGDDSETAVTGKLALQYEFDNGLTAFGTVATGYKGQGYDVSSGFNQSRADNPVGAEHSVSYEAGLKGRIFDDTTQFSAVAFTTTYEDYQAQSSEEVDGLAVFRLNNVGKLRTQGLEFDLASQLNNNWRLDLSAALINATVKSFPGARCYNDQTVEQGCVGGVQDLAGTDLSNSPDVKVSIGATYDTVLPWNDINMTANANYTYQDDVRFDLFGDPLTTQDGYGIFNANVAFSDMDEHYRVSFFVQNLFEQEYASSISNLSGLFGGTSVLLQIKPRASQRYFGVRLKGSF
- a CDS encoding glycoside hydrolase family 2 TIM barrel-domain containing protein; the encoded protein is MSRTSLIGFVLGTLVLSLSACVQVSGPASQEVSQPVRTVQTLSDGWKFQFANLNNPPLEDNLDTHDWETVSVPHTWNRVGYYTNDLVPHINTADNVDKRMGQGWYSLEFTGPDGTEPVRHWLEFDAVSRTAEVWLNGHRLGEHRGPFTRFRFDVTDYIKLGETNRLVVMADNSKPEPGSPTADVLPIAGDFFVHGGIYRPVRLVSTNDVHIALNDHGGPGVYASTTELREEAADVSVRTLVSNDENEARPISLRVSLIDADGNTVATQLLDPSLLDAHQTAEFATVLTVPTPRLWQGTADPYLYTLRAEVTDPAGRQLDLLDQPFGIRQITIDPEMGLFLNGKQTPLHGVAYHQDREGKGWAVSLEDVAGDLDIMKEMGTNTIRLAHYPHGQPIHNLADKNGIILWDEIPLVSLWDFGADETETNLALKANAKLQLQELIHQNFNHPSVAVWGIANEVDFGSLLPAFIGDKSGRIPDPMPLLRDLAEIAAEEDPFRDSVLANCCDAVETMSDDKTPPVANVTDAYGVNRYYGWYYGDASQFGSQLDTLHAMRPDKPLSISEYGAGGAISLQTDDPTGGPPDSRGHNQPEGYFNLIHEKAWADISARPYIWASWVWNGFDFATTIRKEGDARDINTKGLVTYDRQVKKDAYYFYKANWSGTPTVYLVGRRYGDRAYAVTDVKVYSNAPETKLIVNGVSMGPADSCIQSVCIWPQVRLAAGDNTLVAKGHFKDEEVSDEVTWSLAANLETSYNIDAGTLLAAHDDEKTFGSDTFFDGGTAESADEAGTWGKPAVTPDITGARNRLLDATYRSGDFTYELPLPQGKYKVTLIFMEPDLAPDERTFDVISNGQPVLRNFDIASAAGGPLREVQRTFSASVEDGPLSLQFQPVTGDAIVSAIMVSPE
- a CDS encoding TetR/AcrR family transcriptional regulator; amino-acid sequence: MTFAPGTPRPPQQDRSTETRARILDAALSSFAEQGFEAANIRDISEKANVTHPMITYHFGNKDKLWRAAVEEMFERMSREVILPTQAPGQDPVEQLKAMVRQYVRYCAIHPEHARITIAETVRGGERLDWMVEQFVKNNHHSILPLIETVMDTGYLPKMPIVSFLYALVGMCQLPFVLAREASAAFKIDMQSEQMIEQHIETVFQLLFREAPGGAS